Proteins from one Brevibacillus humidisoli genomic window:
- the yhbY gene encoding ribosome assembly RNA-binding protein YhbY, with protein sequence MLTGKQKRYLRSMAHHLTPIFQVGKGGVNQNMIKQIAEALEARELIKISILQNNLDDKREVAEELAAGAGAELVQLIGHTVVLYKESKEQKTIVLP encoded by the coding sequence ATGTTGACCGGTAAGCAGAAGCGCTATCTCCGTTCCATGGCTCATCATCTCACGCCCATCTTTCAGGTGGGCAAAGGCGGGGTGAACCAAAACATGATCAAGCAGATCGCAGAGGCGCTGGAAGCACGGGAGTTGATCAAAATCTCCATCCTGCAAAACAACCTGGATGACAAACGGGAAGTGGCGGAAGAACTGGCCGCTGGAGCAGGTGCGGAACTGGTTCAGCTGATTGGACACACCGTTGTTTTGTACAAAGAATCAAAAGAGCAGAAGACGATCGTTTTGCCTTGA
- a CDS encoding nicotinate-nucleotide adenylyltransferase, whose protein sequence is MRQRQIGIMGGTFDPIHCGHLLAAEQAREQAALDEIWFLPTHIPPHKPGEEITAAHHRLRMVELATADHPAFQVNRIELDRSGPSYTVDTMRQLTREYPDTRFSFIIGGDMVSILPQWHRFSELVQLVRFIGLHRPGSTYDRQSLASYVTFVEMPLWDVSSTMIRNKVKAGSTIRYLVPEAVERYIKENRLYGATL, encoded by the coding sequence ATGCGACAGAGACAAATCGGCATCATGGGCGGTACGTTTGATCCGATTCACTGCGGACACCTGCTGGCGGCCGAACAGGCACGCGAGCAGGCCGCTTTGGACGAGATCTGGTTTCTACCTACCCATATCCCGCCGCACAAGCCAGGAGAGGAGATAACGGCAGCCCATCATCGACTCCGCATGGTGGAGCTTGCTACCGCCGACCATCCCGCTTTTCAGGTCAACCGGATCGAGTTGGATCGTTCCGGTCCATCGTATACGGTTGATACGATGCGCCAGCTGACTCGGGAATACCCTGACACACGTTTTTCGTTCATTATCGGTGGAGACATGGTCAGCATCCTGCCGCAATGGCATCGTTTCAGCGAACTGGTGCAGCTTGTTCGCTTCATCGGGCTGCATCGACCAGGCAGCACATACGATAGACAGAGCCTTGCTTCCTATGTTACGTTTGTTGAAATGCCGCTATGGGACGTGTCGTCAACGATGATTCGCAACAAAGTGAAAGCAGGCAGCACGATTCGTTATCTCGTACCTGAAGCGGTGGAACGCTATATAAAGGAGAATCGGTTGTATGGGGCTACGTTATGA
- a CDS encoding class I SAM-dependent DNA methyltransferase, translating to MAYHHLASVYDKLMEDAPYDAWVRWLEVELASDPSFPSSLSIIDLGCGTGSIAIPLAKRGHRVIGVDASSEMLAIASEKMRQARVEVAWVEQDMRQLSLSPVDVVISFCDSLSYLLEEDDVQETFRRVYAHLHPGGQFLFDVHSPYKILHGFGENTFTLLDEEINYIWQCVSDPIRLEVEHQLCFFLRQQDGLYRRMEEVHAQRAYQPLSMFKWLREAGFEQIAVTADFRQEPPHEQSERLFYAARKPRVDISVED from the coding sequence ATGGCATACCATCATCTGGCCTCCGTATACGATAAGCTGATGGAGGATGCCCCATACGACGCCTGGGTGCGCTGGCTGGAAGTGGAATTGGCGTCGGACCCATCCTTTCCCTCTTCGCTATCGATCATCGACCTTGGCTGCGGGACAGGAAGCATCGCCATTCCGCTCGCCAAGAGGGGACACCGGGTGATCGGCGTCGACGCATCCTCCGAGATGCTGGCGATCGCCAGTGAAAAGATGAGACAGGCCAGGGTAGAAGTAGCCTGGGTTGAGCAGGACATGCGTCAGCTGTCCCTCTCACCGGTTGATGTGGTCATCTCGTTCTGCGACTCACTCAGCTACCTGCTGGAGGAAGACGACGTGCAGGAGACGTTCCGTCGTGTATACGCCCACCTGCATCCTGGCGGCCAGTTTTTGTTTGACGTGCATAGCCCTTACAAAATCCTGCATGGTTTTGGGGAAAATACGTTCACACTGCTTGATGAGGAAATCAACTACATCTGGCAGTGTGTCAGTGATCCGATCCGCCTCGAGGTGGAGCATCAGTTATGTTTTTTCCTACGCCAACAGGATGGCTTGTATCGCCGGATGGAGGAGGTTCACGCCCAGCGGGCTTACCAGCCGCTCTCGATGTTCAAATGGCTGAGGGAGGCCGGTTTTGAGCAGATTGCGGTAACGGCTGACTTCAGGCAGGAACCGCCTCACGAGCAGAGCGAACGCCTGTTTTATGCTGCGCGCAAACCGCGCGTTGACATCAGTGTCGAAGATTGA
- the yqeH gene encoding ribosome biogenesis GTPase YqeH: MEEQVVAESTDRQCVGCGVQIQTEDKGKPGYVPRSALERDPIICQRCFRIKHYNEVAPVSMDDDDFLRILNGIGATDSLVVMVVDIFDFQGSWLRGLPRFVGSNPILLVGNKVDLLPRNINLNRVRNWLQHEAKERGLRPADALLVSAEKGIGIDELLIRMGELRGLRDVYIVGVTNVGKSTLINRIIHDYGASELDITTSPFPGTTLDKIEIPLEDGRVLVDTPGIINRDQIGHMLTPGDLRLITPSARVNPKVYQLNDGQTLFLGGLARIDYVRGDHQPFIVYVSNRLKIHRTKLANADQLMAKHHGELLAPPSGDARSDLPPFSRHALKVEAGEPRDIVISGLGWISLTGKEAAYLEVHVPRGVHVGIRKALI; this comes from the coding sequence GTGGAAGAACAAGTCGTAGCCGAGTCGACAGACAGACAGTGTGTCGGCTGCGGAGTACAGATCCAAACGGAAGATAAAGGAAAGCCCGGCTATGTTCCCCGGTCAGCCTTGGAGCGGGATCCGATTATCTGCCAACGATGCTTTCGCATTAAACATTACAACGAAGTGGCCCCGGTCAGCATGGATGACGACGACTTTTTGCGGATTCTCAATGGAATCGGAGCGACAGATAGCCTGGTTGTGATGGTTGTCGACATCTTTGATTTTCAGGGCTCCTGGCTGCGAGGACTGCCTCGTTTCGTCGGTTCCAACCCGATCCTGCTGGTAGGAAACAAGGTGGATCTGCTGCCGCGAAACATCAATCTGAACCGTGTGCGCAACTGGCTTCAGCACGAAGCCAAAGAGCGAGGATTGCGGCCGGCTGACGCTCTGTTGGTCAGTGCGGAAAAAGGGATTGGGATTGACGAGCTGCTGATCCGGATGGGCGAGTTGCGCGGTCTTCGGGACGTCTACATTGTCGGAGTAACCAATGTCGGCAAATCGACGCTGATCAACCGGATTATACACGACTACGGAGCTTCGGAGCTGGATATTACGACATCGCCGTTTCCCGGTACGACGCTGGACAAGATTGAGATCCCCCTAGAGGATGGACGAGTGTTGGTTGATACACCGGGCATCATCAACCGGGATCAGATCGGCCACATGCTCACCCCAGGTGATCTACGACTGATCACGCCCAGTGCCCGGGTAAACCCGAAAGTCTACCAGCTAAACGACGGACAAACATTGTTTCTAGGCGGATTGGCGCGGATTGATTATGTTCGTGGCGACCATCAGCCGTTTATCGTCTACGTGTCCAATCGGCTGAAGATCCATCGAACCAAGTTGGCAAACGCCGATCAACTGATGGCCAAACATCATGGCGAGCTTCTGGCGCCGCCGAGCGGTGATGCCAGAAGCGATCTGCCTCCTTTTTCCCGGCATGCGCTGAAGGTGGAGGCAGGTGAGCCCCGTGACATTGTGATTTCTGGACTGGGTTGGATCTCGTTGACGGGGAAAGAGGCGGCCTATCTGGAAGTGCATGTGCCTAGAGGGGTTCATGTAGGTATCCGCAAAGCGTTGATTTAG
- a CDS encoding shikimate dehydrogenase: MITSKTTLVGLLGHPVHHSQSPLMHNTAFTSKNLDYAYAAFDVSPHDLPNAVKAIRALGLRGVNVTIPHKVAILPQLDEIDPLAKRIGAVNTVVNENGRLIGYNTDGLGYVRSLIEETNVDLAKQTVTLIGAGGAARAVACTLAESGVQEIRIINRSREKAEQLAGQLRLMTEARVVEQREYQQAVEGGSLLINTTSIGMYPHTDEMPIPAEWLHSGLIVSDLIYNPLQTQLLAEAERAGAKAHSGVGMFINQGALAFELWTGIEAPVDLMRQTVLHHLQQGGN, translated from the coding sequence ATGATTACGAGCAAAACGACTCTGGTCGGCCTGTTGGGGCATCCAGTACACCACTCACAATCACCACTGATGCATAATACAGCTTTCACCAGCAAAAATCTTGACTACGCCTATGCGGCTTTTGACGTGTCTCCACACGATTTGCCGAATGCGGTAAAAGCAATCCGCGCTCTTGGCCTGCGAGGGGTAAACGTAACGATTCCGCACAAGGTGGCTATCCTGCCCCAGCTTGATGAGATCGATCCGCTGGCCAAACGGATTGGCGCAGTCAACACGGTAGTCAATGAGAACGGCCGTCTGATCGGTTACAATACGGACGGATTGGGTTATGTTCGCTCCCTGATCGAGGAGACAAATGTGGACTTGGCCAAACAGACGGTTACGTTGATCGGGGCCGGAGGTGCAGCGCGAGCCGTTGCCTGTACATTGGCCGAGAGTGGTGTACAAGAGATCCGCATCATCAACCGATCTCGAGAGAAAGCAGAGCAGCTCGCCGGCCAACTGCGGCTTATGACAGAAGCACGGGTCGTCGAACAGAGAGAGTATCAGCAGGCGGTGGAGGGCGGCAGTTTGTTGATCAACACCACCTCAATCGGGATGTATCCGCATACGGATGAGATGCCGATACCTGCAGAGTGGCTGCACAGCGGCCTGATCGTCAGCGATTTGATCTACAATCCGCTGCAGACCCAACTGCTGGCGGAAGCCGAACGGGCAGGAGCGAAAGCACACTCCGGAGTTGGCATGTTTATCAATCAGGGAGCGCTAGCCTTTGAATTGTGGACAGGAATAGAGGCACCGGTTGATCTCATGCGGCAAACCGTGCTACACCATCTTCAGCAAGGAGGAAACTGA
- the rsfS gene encoding ribosome silencing factor, whose protein sequence is MAVEELARLVVKAAEEKKAENVVVIDISNLSVIAEYFIVCHGNNERQVQAIVSEIRDKAHEQGYNVRGIEGADEGKWVLIDIGDVVVHVFHREEREFYNIERLWGDAPRVTFEEQV, encoded by the coding sequence ATGGCAGTTGAAGAGTTGGCTCGTCTGGTGGTAAAGGCAGCAGAAGAGAAGAAGGCGGAAAACGTCGTCGTGATCGATATCAGTAATCTGTCCGTTATTGCCGAGTATTTTATTGTCTGTCACGGTAACAATGAACGGCAGGTACAGGCGATTGTAAGCGAAATCCGCGACAAGGCGCACGAACAGGGGTATAACGTGCGCGGCATTGAGGGAGCGGACGAAGGCAAATGGGTGCTGATCGACATTGGTGACGTGGTCGTCCATGTTTTTCATCGGGAAGAGCGGGAATTCTACAATATCGAACGGCTGTGGGGCGACGCTCCCCGCGTCACGTTTGAAGAACAGGTATAA
- the yqeK gene encoding bis(5'-nucleosyl)-tetraphosphatase (symmetrical) YqeK has translation MGLRYDRDKLLHQVRLQMNEKRYRHSLGVAESARQLAERYGADPDKAELAGYVHDYCKCWPTDRLREHVVRYDLPQEVLNGDKNLWHAFVGAIVIQRELEITDPDVLQAVRYHTTGRVGMSLLEKVVCLADYIEPNRSFPGVDEIRQRAQEDLDHALAFALGGTIQDLIERNKQVYPLTLLAYNDLVV, from the coding sequence ATGGGGCTACGTTATGACCGGGATAAACTGCTTCATCAAGTGCGATTGCAGATGAACGAGAAGCGGTACCGACATTCACTGGGAGTTGCCGAGTCGGCCCGGCAGCTGGCGGAGCGGTACGGTGCAGATCCAGACAAGGCAGAACTGGCCGGTTACGTCCATGACTACTGTAAATGCTGGCCGACCGATCGCTTGCGTGAGCACGTCGTTCGCTACGATCTGCCACAAGAAGTGCTGAATGGAGACAAAAATCTGTGGCATGCCTTTGTCGGGGCCATTGTGATCCAGAGAGAACTGGAGATCACCGACCCGGATGTGCTGCAAGCTGTTCGTTACCACACGACCGGCAGGGTAGGCATGTCGCTGTTGGAAAAAGTGGTTTGTCTGGCCGATTACATCGAGCCGAATCGTTCTTTTCCCGGTGTGGATGAGATCCGACAGCGGGCCCAGGAGGATCTGGACCATGCCTTGGCATTTGCCTTGGGCGGTACGATTCAGGATTTGATTGAACGAAACAAACAGGTGTATCCACTCACCTTGTTGGCCTATAACGATCTAGTCGTGTAA